Proteins from a single region of Pirellulales bacterium:
- a CDS encoding DUF5947 family protein, whose amino-acid sequence MTAAAPITRGTIGVLRRMIRPPTAPVEKCDLCSAPLASRHEHLVEPGSRRLMCACQACAVLFSSQQGARFRRVPQWAARLIDFQLSDAQWDSLLIPINLAFFFRNSSNGRTIAVYPSPAGATESLLDLEAWREIAAANPRLDEMRPDVEALLVNRTTAQFDYYLVSIDRCYELVGLIRSHWKGLSGGPKVWEAIHLFFENLKSTTTEASSHA is encoded by the coding sequence ATGACTGCCGCCGCTCCGATCACTCGAGGAACCATTGGCGTGCTGCGTCGCATGATACGGCCACCGACTGCGCCCGTCGAAAAATGCGATTTGTGCAGCGCTCCACTTGCCTCGCGGCACGAACACCTCGTCGAGCCGGGCAGCCGTCGGTTGATGTGCGCATGCCAGGCCTGTGCGGTGTTGTTTAGCAGCCAACAAGGCGCCCGGTTTCGCCGCGTGCCGCAATGGGCAGCACGGTTAATCGATTTTCAGTTAAGCGATGCCCAATGGGACAGCCTGCTGATTCCCATCAATCTGGCATTTTTCTTTCGGAATTCGTCCAACGGCCGAACGATTGCCGTTTATCCCAGCCCGGCCGGCGCCACTGAATCGTTATTAGATCTCGAAGCCTGGCGGGAAATTGCCGCCGCGAATCCTCGTTTAGATGAGATGCGGCCGGACGTCGAAGCGTTGCTGGTGAATCGCACGACGGCCCAATTCGATTATTACCTGGTTTCCATCGATCGCTGTTACGAGTTGGTCGGGCTGATTCGATCCCATTGGAAGGGATTATCGGGTGGACCCAAAGTGTGGGAAGCCATCCACCTGTTCTTCGAGAACTTGAAATCCACCACCACGGAAGCAAGTAGCCATGCCTGA
- the hypD gene encoding hydrogenase formation protein HypD, whose protein sequence is MKYLDEYRDAQTVKRLTDAIRRTVTQPWVIMEVCGGQTHTIVKYGVDKMLPDGVELVHGPGCPVCVTSLEMIDRAHAIAARPEVIFTSFGDMLRVPGSRGDLLQLKSQGADVRIVYSPLDAVNLAAANPNRHVVFFAIGFETTAPPNAMAVWLASRRKLTNFSVLVSHVLVPPSITAILQSPGNRVQGFLGPGHVCTVMGYEEYEPIARQYRVPIVITGFEPVDMLEGVLMTLRQLEAGSATVENQYSRAVQRSGNLESKKLIDEIFEITDRKWRGVGIIPKSGYKLKYEYRNYDAERLFEVKDIETQESSICISGRILRGLMKPHQCPAFGKTCTPQTPLGATMVSSEGACAAYYAYGRHLEACRTHAAIPEPLVPIGGIA, encoded by the coding sequence ATGAAATACCTGGACGAATACCGCGATGCCCAAACGGTCAAAAGACTGACCGACGCCATCCGCCGTACCGTCACCCAACCGTGGGTCATTATGGAAGTGTGCGGCGGACAGACGCACACGATTGTAAAGTACGGCGTCGACAAAATGCTGCCCGACGGGGTGGAATTGGTGCACGGCCCCGGTTGCCCGGTGTGCGTAACATCTCTGGAGATGATCGATCGCGCGCATGCCATTGCGGCGCGGCCAGAGGTTATTTTCACTTCGTTTGGAGACATGTTGCGCGTGCCCGGTTCGCGCGGCGACCTGTTGCAACTGAAAAGCCAAGGCGCCGACGTGCGCATTGTTTACTCGCCGCTCGATGCGGTCAACTTAGCGGCGGCAAACCCCAATCGGCATGTGGTCTTTTTCGCCATCGGTTTTGAAACGACTGCCCCGCCCAATGCCATGGCCGTGTGGTTAGCAAGTCGGCGCAAGTTAACGAATTTCAGCGTGTTGGTTTCGCACGTGCTGGTGCCTCCTTCGATCACTGCCATTTTGCAGTCGCCGGGCAACCGGGTGCAGGGATTTTTAGGACCGGGCCATGTCTGCACCGTGATGGGCTACGAAGAATACGAGCCGATTGCCCGACAATATCGTGTGCCCATTGTGATCACCGGATTCGAACCGGTCGACATGCTCGAAGGCGTGTTGATGACCCTGCGCCAATTGGAGGCGGGTTCGGCCACGGTCGAAAATCAATACAGCCGTGCGGTGCAGCGCAGCGGCAATTTGGAATCGAAAAAACTAATCGACGAAATTTTTGAAATCACCGATCGCAAGTGGCGCGGGGTCGGCATTATTCCCAAGAGCGGCTACAAGCTGAAGTATGAGTATCGGAATTACGATGCCGAGCGGCTGTTTGAAGTCAAAGACATTGAAACCCAGGAATCCAGCATTTGCATCAGCGGCCGAATTTTGCGCGGACTAATGAAACCGCACCAATGCCCCGCATTTGGAAAAACTTGCACGCCACAAACGCCGCTAGGAGCAACCATGGTCTCCAGTGAAGGGGCTTGCGCGGCTTACTATGCCTACGGCCGACACTTGGAAGCGTGTCGTACTCACGCTGCCATACCCGAGCCGCTAGTGCCTATTGGAGGTATCGCATGA
- the hypB gene encoding hydrogenase nickel incorporation protein HypB, translated as MSGQTRLVEVRTKILKQNDVVARALRQEFQQAGVTVISLVSSPGTGKTAFLEVTLRSLRDRFRVAALVGDLATDNDACRLARAAVPIKQIITGTVCHLEAEMIHAALADWKLAELDFLFIENVGNLVCPASYDLGEDLRAVLFSVTEGEDKPLKYPTIFNTADIAIITKMDLAEAVEFNHDSARANIHAVRPGMQILEVSAKTGNGMNDWLELLNLRREQAIDSLEPVQI; from the coding sequence ATGAGTGGTCAAACACGCCTGGTGGAAGTCCGTACGAAAATTTTGAAGCAGAACGACGTGGTGGCTCGCGCGCTGCGCCAGGAGTTTCAGCAAGCCGGCGTCACGGTCATCAGCTTGGTATCGAGCCCCGGGACGGGAAAAACGGCATTCCTGGAAGTCACGCTCCGCTCGCTCCGCGATCGTTTCCGGGTTGCGGCTCTGGTCGGCGACTTGGCCACCGATAACGACGCTTGCCGCTTGGCCCGTGCTGCAGTGCCCATCAAACAAATCATAACCGGCACAGTTTGCCATTTGGAAGCGGAAATGATTCACGCCGCGCTGGCCGACTGGAAACTTGCGGAGCTCGACTTTTTATTTATTGAAAACGTCGGTAACTTAGTTTGTCCGGCCTCTTACGATTTAGGCGAAGACTTGCGGGCTGTTCTATTTTCCGTGACCGAAGGAGAAGATAAGCCGCTAAAATATCCCACTATTTTTAATACCGCTGATATCGCCATCATTACCAAGATGGATTTGGCCGAGGCTGTCGAATTTAATCACGACTCAGCCCGTGCGAACATTCATGCGGTTCGACCTGGAATGCAAATCCTGGAGGTGTCCGCGAAAACCGGAAACGGAATGAACGATTGGCTCGAGTTGCTGAATTTGCGTCGCGAACAAGCAATTGATTCACTGGAACCAGTGCAAATATAG
- a CDS encoding NifU family protein: MKTENNTGDFARLESLIREIDEFGDPATNSRLQEIIQALLDYHGAAVARLIETVRQAKGPDVVQKLTDDDLVSSLLLLYDLHPVDLQTRVESALDKVRPYLRSHGGEVELLSIDNGVVRLRMQGSCHGCPSSAVTMQTTIEQAIYAAAPDVVRLEVEGLVDTASSAPQGFVSLSALAKSNGLPATACASAD, translated from the coding sequence ATGAAAACCGAAAATAACACCGGTGATTTTGCACGCCTCGAATCGTTGATTCGCGAAATCGACGAATTCGGCGATCCGGCCACGAACTCACGGCTGCAAGAAATTATTCAAGCGCTGCTCGATTATCATGGCGCCGCAGTCGCGCGCTTGATTGAAACAGTTCGCCAGGCGAAAGGTCCTGACGTCGTACAAAAACTGACGGACGACGATTTAGTTTCGAGTTTGCTGCTGCTTTACGATTTGCATCCGGTCGATTTGCAAACACGCGTGGAGAGCGCGCTCGATAAGGTACGGCCCTATTTGCGCTCCCATGGCGGTGAAGTTGAATTACTAAGCATCGATAACGGCGTGGTTCGGCTCCGCATGCAAGGCAGTTGCCATGGCTGTCCGTCCTCCGCGGTCACGATGCAAACTACCATTGAACAAGCTATTTATGCTGCCGCGCCGGACGTGGTTCGGCTGGAAGTCGAAGGCCTGGTCGACACTGCATCGAGTGCGCCGCAAGGTTTTGTTTCGCTGTCTGCGCTGGCCAAAAGCAACGGCCTGCCCGCCACGGCCTGCGCATCAGCAGATTGA
- a CDS encoding HupE/UreJ family protein, translated as MNNNYRRSWQGLIPALFILGSPALVYAHTGLGDASGGLISGLAHPLGGLDHLCAMIGVGLWAAQRGGRAIWLVPLAFVLVMAVGGLLGMMAISIPFVEPGIVASVLILGVLIAASVHLPLLVSVLIVGTFALFHGHAHGAEMPHTASGLMYGLGFMAATALLHFVGVGMGLFARQSNSGWLLRSAGAALVLCGIYLALPV; from the coding sequence ATGAATAACAATTACCGTCGTTCCTGGCAGGGATTGATCCCAGCATTGTTCATTTTGGGCTCGCCAGCGCTGGTGTATGCGCATACCGGACTAGGCGATGCTAGCGGGGGATTGATCAGTGGACTGGCTCATCCGCTCGGTGGCTTGGATCATCTGTGCGCGATGATTGGCGTAGGATTGTGGGCGGCGCAGCGCGGTGGCCGTGCCATTTGGCTTGTGCCGTTGGCATTTGTTTTGGTGATGGCCGTGGGCGGGTTGCTGGGCATGATGGCAATTAGCATTCCTTTTGTAGAACCAGGAATTGTGGCGTCGGTATTGATTTTGGGAGTTCTAATTGCTGCTTCAGTTCACCTGCCGCTGCTAGTAAGCGTGTTGATTGTCGGCACGTTTGCTTTGTTCCACGGCCATGCGCATGGGGCTGAAATGCCTCACACAGCATCTGGGTTAATGTACGGATTAGGCTTTATGGCTGCGACCGCACTATTGCACTTTGTCGGCGTCGGCATGGGATTATTCGCCCGACAATCTAACTCCGGCTGGCTGCTGCGATCCGCCGGGGCCGCGTTGGTCTTGTGTGGCATCTATTTGGCCCTGCCGGTGTAA
- a CDS encoding nickel-dependent hydrogenase large subunit produces the protein MATVTDRAPTTKSRNLVEMSWDPITRIVGSLGIYTKIDFANREVVECYSTSSIFRGYSIFMKGKDPRDAHFITSRICGICGDNHATCAVYAQNMAFGVKTPPLGEWIINLGEAAEYMFDHNIFQDNLVGVDFCEQMVKETNPGVLEKANKTEARGAKWHGYKTIGDIMRALNPFTGEFYRETLQVSRYTREMFCLMEGRHVHPSTLYPGGVGTVPTVQLFTDYLVRLMRYVEFMKKCLPLHEDLFDFWYEALPGYEKVGQRRVLLGCWGAFNNPDTCDYRYQNMSKWGKDMFVTPGVIVDGQLVTNNLVDINLGIRILLGSSYYDDWQNAEMFVEKDPLGNPVDRRHPWNQTTTPRPQKRDFKSKYTWVMSPRWFDKRTGDHLALDTGGGPIARLWSTALSGLVDIGYVKAGNGGVKIMLPKTALLPEVEFEWKIPKWSNAIERDRARTYFQAYAAACALYFVEQAIATLHSGDTKTWAEFKVPDEAIGCGFHEAVRGVLSHHSVIRNGKIANYHPYPPTPWNAAPRDSYGTPGPYEDAVQNTPIFEENGPDNFKGIDIMRAVRSFDPCLPCGVHMYNGNGKLLNEVRHVPMFGAQAHS, from the coding sequence ATGGCCACTGTCACCGACCGCGCCCCAACGACCAAAAGCCGAAACTTGGTCGAAATGTCGTGGGATCCTATCACACGCATCGTGGGCAGTCTGGGCATCTACACCAAAATCGATTTTGCTAACCGCGAGGTTGTGGAATGCTACAGCACGTCGTCGATTTTCCGTGGCTACAGCATCTTCATGAAGGGCAAAGACCCGCGCGATGCGCACTTTATCACCAGCCGCATTTGCGGCATCTGCGGTGATAATCACGCCACTTGCGCCGTGTATGCGCAAAACATGGCTTTCGGTGTCAAAACGCCGCCGCTGGGCGAATGGATCATTAACCTGGGCGAAGCCGCCGAGTACATGTTCGACCACAATATTTTTCAAGATAACTTGGTCGGCGTCGATTTCTGCGAGCAAATGGTCAAGGAAACCAACCCCGGCGTGCTGGAAAAAGCCAACAAAACCGAAGCCCGCGGCGCCAAATGGCATGGCTACAAAACCATTGGCGATATTATGCGGGCGCTCAATCCGTTCACGGGGGAATTCTACCGCGAAACGTTGCAGGTTAGCCGCTACACGCGCGAAATGTTCTGCCTGATGGAAGGCCGGCATGTGCATCCATCGACGCTTTATCCTGGCGGCGTGGGAACCGTGCCGACGGTGCAACTGTTTACCGATTACCTCGTACGGTTGATGCGCTATGTCGAGTTCATGAAAAAGTGCCTGCCGCTGCACGAAGATTTATTCGACTTCTGGTACGAGGCGCTCCCCGGTTACGAAAAAGTCGGCCAGCGTCGCGTTCTATTGGGTTGTTGGGGCGCGTTCAACAACCCCGACACGTGCGATTACCGCTACCAGAACATGAGTAAGTGGGGTAAAGACATGTTCGTTACCCCCGGCGTCATTGTCGACGGGCAACTAGTTACCAACAACTTGGTCGACATCAATTTGGGAATCCGAATTCTGCTCGGCAGTTCGTATTACGACGATTGGCAGAATGCGGAAATGTTTGTCGAAAAGGACCCGCTCGGCAATCCCGTCGACCGTCGCCATCCCTGGAACCAAACCACTACGCCCCGGCCGCAAAAACGCGATTTCAAAAGCAAATACACCTGGGTCATGTCGCCACGCTGGTTCGACAAGCGCACCGGCGACCACTTGGCGCTGGACACCGGCGGCGGCCCCATTGCCCGACTATGGTCGACCGCACTTTCCGGGCTGGTCGACATCGGCTACGTCAAAGCCGGCAATGGCGGTGTCAAAATTATGCTGCCCAAAACCGCTTTGCTGCCGGAAGTCGAATTCGAATGGAAAATTCCCAAGTGGAGCAATGCCATCGAACGCGACCGCGCACGAACATACTTTCAGGCGTATGCGGCAGCGTGCGCGCTATATTTCGTCGAACAAGCGATTGCCACGCTCCACTCCGGCGATACCAAAACCTGGGCCGAATTCAAAGTGCCCGACGAAGCCATCGGCTGCGGCTTCCACGAGGCCGTACGCGGCGTGCTGTCGCATCATTCGGTCATTCGCAATGGCAAAATCGCCAATTACCATCCGTATCCACCCACACCCTGGAACGCCGCTCCGCGGGATAGTTACGGCACGCCGGGGCCTTACGAAGATGCCGTGCAGAACACGCCCATTTTCGAGGAGAACGGGCCTGACAATTTTAAAGGCATCGACATTATGCGCGCGGTCCGTAGTTTCGATCCTTGCCTGCCCTGCGGCGTGCATATGTACAACGGCAACGGCAAACTGTTAAACGAAGTTCGTCACGTTCCCATGTTCGGAGCGCAAGCCCATTCATAA
- a CDS encoding hydrogenase maturation nickel metallochaperone HypA: MHEMSIALCVLDFVEEEAARRSNAVVKAVHIKLGALSGVVKQALASAYDLAREGTNLANCELVIDELPIVVRCNVCGAECPAESIQNIRCSVCQSAEIDVVSGRELEVAALEIES, translated from the coding sequence ATGCACGAAATGTCGATTGCGCTGTGTGTTCTCGATTTTGTCGAAGAGGAAGCTGCACGCCGCAGCAATGCCGTCGTTAAAGCGGTACATATTAAACTCGGGGCTTTGTCGGGCGTAGTCAAGCAAGCTCTGGCATCCGCCTACGACCTGGCTCGCGAGGGAACGAATTTGGCAAATTGCGAACTGGTCATCGACGAGCTGCCGATTGTTGTCCGGTGCAATGTGTGTGGGGCAGAGTGCCCAGCGGAGTCAATTCAAAACATCCGCTGCTCCGTTTGCCAAAGCGCGGAGATCGACGTGGTGAGCGGTCGCGAACTCGAGGTGGCCGCGTTGGAGATCGAATCATGA
- a CDS encoding hydrogenase maturation protease, with translation MIAGIGNIFFGDDAFGCEVAQRLGRLDWPDGVQVRDFGIRGIDLAYALLEPWDHIILIDAIPRGGAPGALYVMEPDLAVAGALPPESQSLWDAHTMDPVKVLHLAQSMRATIDKVLIVGCEPSPLDSEDEMQSALSAWVEKAVGEAVEIVKSILEQLRTGGIADYQQLDLVLPAPARAVLPQVPMEETTT, from the coding sequence TTGATCGCCGGCATCGGCAACATCTTTTTTGGCGATGATGCCTTCGGGTGCGAAGTCGCGCAGCGCTTAGGCCGCCTCGACTGGCCGGACGGAGTTCAGGTACGCGACTTCGGCATTCGTGGGATTGATCTGGCTTATGCGCTGCTGGAGCCATGGGACCACATCATTTTGATTGACGCCATTCCCCGCGGCGGCGCACCGGGCGCTTTGTATGTCATGGAGCCCGACCTGGCCGTTGCTGGTGCGCTTCCGCCGGAGTCACAATCGTTGTGGGATGCGCACACCATGGATCCGGTCAAAGTGCTGCATCTGGCCCAATCGATGAGAGCGACCATCGACAAGGTCCTGATCGTCGGGTGCGAACCGAGCCCACTGGATTCAGAGGACGAAATGCAATCGGCGCTCAGTGCCTGGGTTGAAAAAGCAGTGGGGGAAGCTGTCGAAATCGTAAAATCAATTCTCGAGCAATTGCGCACCGGCGGAATTGCCGATTACCAACAACTCGATCTGGTTTTGCCAGCACCAGCCCGCGCGGTTCTGCCACAAGTGCCTATGGAGGAGACGACGACATGA
- the hypE gene encoding hydrogenase expression/formation protein HypE — MATPIPTIDDPAVFTTCPVPQNRYDRILLGHGSGGMLSADLIQKVFLPGFDNPLLAELEDQATFSLNGYAHEAGRIAFTTDAFVVRPLFFPGGDIGRLAVHGTVNDLAVGGATPMFLSAAFILEEGLPLEDLHRIVASMRAACNQAGVQLVTGDTKVVDRGKGDQIFIITSGIGITPPGRRLSIRNVKAGDQILISGTIADHGIAIMSVREGIEFETVLESDTAPLHDLARTMLQACPSIRWMRDPTRGGVSSTLNELASAARVGIKVDEAAVPIRPEVHAACEMLGLDPLYVANEGKLIAVAQAEDAAQLLQAMRSHSLGANAAIIGEVVDDHPGMVVQRTLIGGERVVTMLAGEQLPRIC; from the coding sequence ATGGCCACGCCGATTCCCACCATCGACGATCCAGCGGTCTTTACAACCTGTCCGGTTCCGCAAAACCGGTACGACCGAATTCTGTTGGGTCATGGCAGTGGAGGCATGTTGAGTGCGGATTTGATTCAAAAAGTGTTTCTGCCAGGCTTTGACAATCCTTTGCTTGCGGAACTGGAAGATCAAGCAACTTTTAGTCTGAACGGCTACGCCCACGAGGCAGGCCGAATTGCGTTCACGACCGATGCCTTTGTCGTGCGGCCGTTATTTTTTCCCGGCGGCGATATCGGCCGGCTGGCGGTTCATGGCACGGTGAACGATTTGGCTGTAGGCGGGGCCACGCCGATGTTCCTTTCTGCCGCATTCATTCTGGAAGAAGGCTTGCCGCTGGAAGATTTGCATCGCATCGTAGCTTCCATGCGCGCGGCTTGTAACCAAGCCGGGGTGCAATTGGTCACAGGCGACACCAAAGTCGTCGATCGTGGCAAGGGTGACCAAATTTTTATTATTACTTCGGGAATCGGAATAACACCGCCAGGCCGGCGGCTTTCGATCCGCAACGTCAAGGCCGGAGACCAAATTTTAATTTCTGGAACCATTGCCGATCATGGCATCGCGATTATGTCCGTGCGCGAAGGAATCGAATTCGAGACTGTGCTGGAAAGCGATACTGCGCCGCTGCATGATTTAGCGCGAACCATGCTCCAAGCCTGCCCATCGATCCGCTGGATGCGCGATCCCACCCGGGGCGGCGTCTCCAGCACTCTGAACGAACTTGCCAGTGCCGCTAGGGTAGGCATCAAAGTGGACGAAGCCGCCGTGCCAATTCGTCCGGAAGTGCATGCGGCCTGCGAAATGCTCGGGTTGGATCCGCTCTACGTGGCCAATGAAGGAAAGTTGATTGCCGTCGCCCAGGCGGAAGATGCGGCTCAACTTTTGCAGGCAATGCGCAGTCATTCCCTGGGGGCCAACGCGGCCATCATTGGCGAGGTAGTCGACGATCACCCTGGCATGGTGGTGCAGCGCACGCTCATCGGCGGCGAGCGCGTGGTCACCATGTTAGCGGGCGAACAATTACCACGAATTTGCTGA
- a CDS encoding SIS domain-containing protein — protein MTPMTEAVQLPPQAAMYSSDELAAKVMRQCNEVIDVKQKFFSENASRIVECCVAMADAFDRGAHLLVFGNGGSSCDAAHMAVECMHPIIEKRTGLPAISLNNDTAVLTAIGNDMDFSLAYVKQLKLLGRNGGIALGISTSGKSANVNRALQAAREMNMLTVGYAGRDGGKMPPLCDHCFVVPSFSIPRIQETQETLLHIMWDLIHVIRGAEDVI, from the coding sequence ATGACACCCATGACGGAAGCGGTGCAACTGCCGCCGCAGGCTGCTATGTACTCATCGGACGAACTCGCGGCCAAAGTTATGCGGCAGTGCAACGAAGTAATCGACGTCAAACAAAAATTCTTCAGTGAAAACGCCTCGCGAATTGTCGAGTGCTGCGTAGCCATGGCCGATGCGTTTGATCGCGGAGCGCACTTATTGGTATTCGGCAACGGCGGTAGTTCGTGTGATGCCGCCCACATGGCGGTAGAGTGCATGCATCCGATCATCGAAAAGCGCACGGGCCTGCCAGCCATTTCGTTAAATAACGACACCGCAGTTTTGACTGCGATCGGCAATGACATGGACTTTTCGCTGGCCTATGTGAAGCAACTAAAATTGCTGGGACGCAATGGCGGCATTGCCCTGGGCATTTCCACCAGCGGTAAGTCAGCCAATGTCAATCGTGCCCTGCAAGCTGCTCGGGAAATGAACATGCTGACGGTAGGCTATGCGGGCCGTGACGGCGGAAAAATGCCTCCCCTGTGCGATCATTGTTTTGTGGTCCCCAGTTTCAGCATTCCGCGCATCCAGGAAACGCAAGAAACGTTGTTGCACATCATGTGGGATTTAATCCACGTAATTCGTGGCGCGGAGGATGTAATTTAA
- a CDS encoding HypC/HybG/HupF family hydrogenase formation chaperone: MCLGIPGKVIETYEEHDVLMGKVDFGGVSKRVCLEHVSDVRLGQYVLVHVGFALSKIDEDEAGRVFEFLASMNQLDELQAPSS, from the coding sequence ATGTGCCTCGGCATTCCCGGCAAAGTAATTGAAACCTACGAGGAACACGACGTGCTGATGGGCAAGGTCGATTTTGGCGGCGTCTCAAAGCGCGTTTGCCTGGAACACGTTTCCGATGTTCGCCTTGGCCAATATGTCCTGGTGCATGTCGGTTTTGCCCTATCGAAAATCGATGAGGACGAAGCGGGTCGCGTGTTCGAGTTTCTGGCCAGCATGAACCAGCTCGACGAGTTACAGGCGCCATCATCATGA
- a CDS encoding DUF6084 family protein: protein MPELAFQVELAEAVAYAAVPQIAFKLRITQTGEHHSAIQAIALRCQIRIEPTKRRYNATAHRKLRDLFGTPDRWSQTLRSMLWLHTSAMVPAFSASVVVDLPAPCSFDFNLAATKYFDALDDGEIPLSLLFSGTVFYESDDGSLQVMQLSWDKEATFRLPVQIWRTMMDHYYPNAAWLCLRRDVLEELADYKRRHSLPTWEHALEQLLAGQSDGAVQSGKVDSTAAISAEACP, encoded by the coding sequence ATGCCTGAGCTCGCTTTTCAAGTCGAATTGGCGGAAGCCGTGGCTTACGCCGCAGTGCCGCAAATTGCGTTCAAGTTGCGGATCACTCAAACCGGCGAACACCACAGTGCCATCCAAGCCATCGCATTGCGCTGCCAAATTCGCATCGAGCCCACCAAGCGCCGCTACAACGCCACGGCTCATCGGAAACTTCGCGATTTGTTCGGCACGCCCGACCGCTGGAGCCAGACACTTCGCAGCATGTTATGGCTGCACACCAGCGCCATGGTGCCGGCGTTTTCCGCTTCGGTGGTTGTCGATTTGCCGGCGCCCTGTTCGTTCGATTTCAATTTGGCGGCCACCAAGTATTTCGACGCGCTGGACGACGGCGAAATTCCGCTGTCGCTGCTGTTCAGCGGAACGGTGTTTTATGAATCGGACGACGGCAGCCTGCAGGTCATGCAGCTTTCTTGGGACAAAGAAGCCACGTTCCGCCTGCCAGTGCAAATTTGGCGCACGATGATGGATCATTACTATCCCAACGCCGCCTGGCTTTGTTTGCGCCGTGACGTGTTGGAGGAGCTGGCCGACTACAAACGGCGTCATTCGTTGCCGACGTGGGAACACGCGCTGGAGCAGTTGCTGGCCGGCCAATCCGACGGAGCAGTGCAATCTGGCAAGGTGGATTCCACGGCAGCGATTTCGGCGGAGGCTTGCCCATGA
- a CDS encoding formate/nitrite transporter family protein: protein MPTPIKNPDDLAPKKSSNRIFRQEVAEGVDALERPMGRLMISAFAAGIEIGLSLLLLGIVKTLAEGALDRLVFELLMALMYSFGFIVVILGRSELFTEQTTLAILPLLAGKTTFGKVARLWVVVLIGNVIGAAVCAAWIVWVATSMKVAEASAFEAISTRIVEHPGWVILLSGVMAGWLMGLVSWLVAAARDTTSQIIIIWIVTAAIGLSHSHHAVLGSVEVLGGYFAGGQTTLAQYGYFLLCTTIGNALGGVFFVAVLKNGHAAPEKGSA from the coding sequence ATGCCCACCCCCATCAAAAACCCCGACGACCTGGCGCCGAAAAAATCGTCGAACCGAATTTTTCGCCAGGAAGTTGCCGAAGGGGTCGATGCGCTGGAGCGCCCCATGGGGCGGTTGATGATTTCGGCATTTGCGGCGGGCATCGAAATTGGCTTGAGCTTGTTGCTCTTGGGAATTGTCAAAACGCTGGCCGAAGGAGCTCTCGACCGTTTGGTCTTCGAGCTGCTCATGGCCCTGATGTATTCGTTCGGCTTTATCGTCGTGATCTTGGGTCGTTCGGAGTTGTTCACCGAGCAAACTACTTTAGCCATTTTGCCGCTATTAGCCGGCAAAACGACCTTCGGCAAAGTGGCCCGGTTATGGGTCGTCGTGCTGATCGGAAATGTGATCGGCGCCGCAGTGTGTGCCGCCTGGATCGTTTGGGTTGCCACCTCGATGAAAGTTGCGGAAGCCAGCGCATTCGAAGCAATTTCAACGAGGATCGTCGAGCATCCGGGCTGGGTCATTCTGCTCAGCGGAGTAATGGCGGGTTGGCTGATGGGATTGGTTTCTTGGCTAGTAGCAGCGGCGCGCGACACAACCAGCCAGATCATCATTATTTGGATTGTCACGGCGGCGATTGGCCTGTCGCATTCGCATCATGCCGTGCTGGGCAGCGTGGAGGTGCTGGGCGGATACTTTGCCGGCGGCCAGACCACGCTGGCTCAATACGGTTACTTTTTGTTGTGCACCACAATTGGCAACGCGCTGGGAGGCGTATTTTTTGTGGCGGTGTTGAAAAACGGGCACGCAGCGCCCGAAAAGGGAAGTGCTTAG